The following are encoded in a window of Panthera leo isolate Ple1 chromosome B2, P.leo_Ple1_pat1.1, whole genome shotgun sequence genomic DNA:
- the LOC122219727 gene encoding steroid 21-hydroxylase isoform X2, whose protein sequence is MGGLCWQTPDALLSTPPLLADKLVSQPYQDLSLGDYSLLWKAHKKLTRSALLLGIRNSMEPLVEQLTQEFCERMRAQAGTPVAIQKEFSFLTCSIICCLTFGDKEDTLVHAFHDCVQDLMKSWEHWSIQVLDIVPFLRFFPNPGLRRLKQALENRDRIVEKQLKQHKDSMVAGQWRDMTDYMLQGMGKPRAEKGHGQLLEGHVHMSVVDLFIGGTETTATTLSWAVAFLLHHPEIQQRLQEELDCELGPGASGSRLPLKDPARLPLLTATIAEVLRLRPVVPLALPHRTTRHSSILGYDIPEGTVVIPNLQGAHLDDTVWEQPHEFRPDRFLVPGTRPRVLAFGCGARVCLGEPLARLELFVVLARLLHAFTLLPPTGPLPSLRPRSHCGINLTMQPFQVRLQPRGAVALGLSQHQ, encoded by the exons ATGGGTGGACTTTGCTGGCAGACCCCAGATGCCCTCCT TTcgacccctcccctactcgcagaTAAGCTGGTATCTCAGCCCTACCAGGACCTCTCACTAGGGGACTATTCCCTGCTCTGGAAGGCTCACAAGAAACTCACCCGCTCGGCCCTGCTGCTGGGCATCCGCAACTCCATGGAGCCACTGGTGGAGCAGCTGACCCAGGAGTTCTGTGAG CGCATGAGAGCCCAGGCCGGCACCCCTGTGGCCATCCAGAAGGAGTTCTCTTTCCTCACCTGCAGCATCATCTGTTGCCTCACCTTTGGAGACAAG gaggACACCTTAGTACATGCCTTTCATGACTGTGTCCAAGATTTGATGAAAAGCTGGGAGCACTGGTCCATCCAAGTTTTGGACATAGTTCCCTTTCTCAGG TTCTTCCCCAACCCGGGCCTCCGGAGGCTGAAGCAGGCCTTGGAGAACAGGGACCGCATTGTAGAGAAGCAGCTGAAGCAGCACAAG GACAGCATGGTGGCAGGCCAGTGGAGGGACATGACCGACTACATGCTCCAAGGGATGGGGAAGCCAAGAGCGGAAAAGGGCCATGGACAGCTCCTTGAAGGACACGTGCATATGTCTGTGGTGGACCTTTTCATTGGTGGCACTGAGACCACGGCGACCACCCTCTCCTGGGCTGTGGCGTTCTTGCTTCACCACCCTGAG ATTCAGCAGCGACTGCAGGAGGAGCTGGACTGTGAACTGGGCCCTGGGGCTTCAGGCTCCCGACTCCCGCTCAAAGACCCTGCACGGTTGCCCTTGCTCACCGCCACCATCGCTGAAGTGCTGCGCCTGCGGCCTGTTGTGCCCCTGGCCCTGCCTCACCGCACCACGCGGCATAGCAG CATCTTAGGCTACGACATCCCTGAGGGCACGGTTGTCATCCCCAACCTGCAAGGCGCCCACTTGGACGACACAGTCTGGGAGCAGCCACATGAGTTCCGGCCGG ATCGTTTCCTGGTCCCAGGCACCAGACCGAGAGTGCTGGCCTTTGGCTGCGGAGCGCGAGTGTGCCTGGGCGAGCCGCTGGCACGCCTTGAGCTCTTTGTGGTGCTGGCACGGCTGCTCCACGCCTTCACGCTGCTGCCCCCCACGGGCCCGCTGCCCTCTCTGCGACCCAGGTCCCACTGTGGCATCAATCTCACAATGCAGCCTTTCCAGGTGCGGCTGCAGCCCCGGGGAGCAGTGGCCCTGGGGCTGAGCCAGCACCAGTGA
- the LOC122219727 gene encoding steroid 21-hydroxylase isoform X1 translates to MLLLGLLLLTALAGTRLLWNKWKYRSLHLPPLAPGFLHLLQPDLPIYLLGLTQKLGPVYRLRLGLQDVVVLNSKRTIEEAMIRRWVDFAGRPQMPSYKLVSQPYQDLSLGDYSLLWKAHKKLTRSALLLGIRNSMEPLVEQLTQEFCERMRAQAGTPVAIQKEFSFLTCSIICCLTFGDKEDTLVHAFHDCVQDLMKSWEHWSIQVLDIVPFLRFFPNPGLRRLKQALENRDRIVEKQLKQHKDSMVAGQWRDMTDYMLQGMGKPRAEKGHGQLLEGHVHMSVVDLFIGGTETTATTLSWAVAFLLHHPEIQQRLQEELDCELGPGASGSRLPLKDPARLPLLTATIAEVLRLRPVVPLALPHRTTRHSSILGYDIPEGTVVIPNLQGAHLDDTVWEQPHEFRPDRFLVPGTRPRVLAFGCGARVCLGEPLARLELFVVLARLLHAFTLLPPTGPLPSLRPRSHCGINLTMQPFQVRLQPRGAVALGLSQHQ, encoded by the exons ATGCTACTCCTTGGGCTGCTACTGCTGACCGCACTGGCCGGCACCCGCCTGCTGTGGAACAAGTGGAAGTACAGGAgcctccacctcccacctcttGCCCCCGGCTTCCTACACCTGCTGCAGCCCGACCTTCCCATCTATCTGCTTGGTCTGACTCAGAAACTGGGCCCTGTCTATAGGCTCCGCCTCGGGCTGCAAG ATGTGGTGGTGCTGAACTCTAAGAGGACCATTGAGGAGGCCATGATCAGGAGATGGGTGGACTTTGCTGGCAGACCCCAGATGCCCTCCT aTAAGCTGGTATCTCAGCCCTACCAGGACCTCTCACTAGGGGACTATTCCCTGCTCTGGAAGGCTCACAAGAAACTCACCCGCTCGGCCCTGCTGCTGGGCATCCGCAACTCCATGGAGCCACTGGTGGAGCAGCTGACCCAGGAGTTCTGTGAG CGCATGAGAGCCCAGGCCGGCACCCCTGTGGCCATCCAGAAGGAGTTCTCTTTCCTCACCTGCAGCATCATCTGTTGCCTCACCTTTGGAGACAAG gaggACACCTTAGTACATGCCTTTCATGACTGTGTCCAAGATTTGATGAAAAGCTGGGAGCACTGGTCCATCCAAGTTTTGGACATAGTTCCCTTTCTCAGG TTCTTCCCCAACCCGGGCCTCCGGAGGCTGAAGCAGGCCTTGGAGAACAGGGACCGCATTGTAGAGAAGCAGCTGAAGCAGCACAAG GACAGCATGGTGGCAGGCCAGTGGAGGGACATGACCGACTACATGCTCCAAGGGATGGGGAAGCCAAGAGCGGAAAAGGGCCATGGACAGCTCCTTGAAGGACACGTGCATATGTCTGTGGTGGACCTTTTCATTGGTGGCACTGAGACCACGGCGACCACCCTCTCCTGGGCTGTGGCGTTCTTGCTTCACCACCCTGAG ATTCAGCAGCGACTGCAGGAGGAGCTGGACTGTGAACTGGGCCCTGGGGCTTCAGGCTCCCGACTCCCGCTCAAAGACCCTGCACGGTTGCCCTTGCTCACCGCCACCATCGCTGAAGTGCTGCGCCTGCGGCCTGTTGTGCCCCTGGCCCTGCCTCACCGCACCACGCGGCATAGCAG CATCTTAGGCTACGACATCCCTGAGGGCACGGTTGTCATCCCCAACCTGCAAGGCGCCCACTTGGACGACACAGTCTGGGAGCAGCCACATGAGTTCCGGCCGG ATCGTTTCCTGGTCCCAGGCACCAGACCGAGAGTGCTGGCCTTTGGCTGCGGAGCGCGAGTGTGCCTGGGCGAGCCGCTGGCACGCCTTGAGCTCTTTGTGGTGCTGGCACGGCTGCTCCACGCCTTCACGCTGCTGCCCCCCACGGGCCCGCTGCCCTCTCTGCGACCCAGGTCCCACTGTGGCATCAATCTCACAATGCAGCCTTTCCAGGTGCGGCTGCAGCCCCGGGGAGCAGTGGCCCTGGGGCTGAGCCAGCACCAGTGA